The proteins below come from a single Pradoshia eiseniae genomic window:
- a CDS encoding iron-containing alcohol dehydrogenase, which translates to MKKTSYYEFTHRSNIRSGAGTHILVPDLIHALGGRRPVLYSDKGLTQAGLTKKIERLFEMVPGIQLAGVFDDVTQDAKSSNINNGLSYFKECNGDSLIAIGGGSVLDTAKAIKWCIHKNVNRIEEALAGNVLEVWPDATHMGIPHISIATTAGTGAEISGISVVLNERLGVKCNLLNPFINSDIAILDPELTIGLPPKITAFTGMDALTHAVEGYFSNKSNAMADAFALHSAKMIRDNLPTAVSDGENREARANMLQASAMAITSFALAFSNLPIHNMAHALGAKYGIPHGLANAVLMPSVMKHLAPLYLPKVKEFAHSFGMKEIPESPEECLEQCINEIIALRQSVNLPDDFSEYEIDEVDMEEIISAVQNDPSGQAFRIPEDVITAVCKEVLGVKVRV; encoded by the coding sequence ATGAAAAAGACCTCGTACTATGAATTTACGCATCGTTCCAATATTCGAAGCGGTGCAGGAACACATATCCTCGTCCCAGACTTGATTCACGCGCTTGGAGGCAGGCGGCCTGTACTGTATTCGGATAAGGGCCTGACGCAAGCAGGACTGACAAAGAAAATTGAACGGCTATTTGAGATGGTCCCAGGTATTCAGCTGGCAGGTGTATTTGATGATGTAACACAAGACGCGAAATCGTCAAACATCAATAATGGCCTGAGCTATTTTAAGGAATGCAATGGGGATTCACTGATTGCCATAGGCGGCGGGTCGGTTCTTGACACGGCCAAGGCAATCAAATGGTGTATCCACAAAAATGTGAATCGGATTGAGGAAGCGCTGGCAGGCAATGTGCTTGAGGTCTGGCCAGATGCCACTCATATGGGAATTCCTCATATTTCGATAGCTACCACTGCTGGGACCGGTGCGGAGATCTCGGGCATTTCAGTTGTCCTGAATGAAAGGCTTGGCGTGAAATGCAATCTTTTGAATCCTTTCATCAATTCGGATATTGCGATTCTAGATCCGGAATTGACAATTGGGCTTCCGCCGAAGATCACGGCATTTACCGGAATGGATGCATTGACCCATGCGGTTGAGGGATATTTCTCCAATAAGTCAAATGCCATGGCCGATGCTTTTGCTCTTCATTCAGCGAAAATGATACGAGATAATCTGCCAACTGCGGTGTCTGATGGAGAGAATCGCGAAGCGAGAGCAAATATGCTCCAGGCAAGCGCAATGGCTATCACGAGCTTTGCCCTCGCCTTTTCTAATCTGCCAATCCATAATATGGCCCATGCCCTTGGCGCCAAATATGGCATACCGCATGGCTTGGCGAATGCAGTGCTAATGCCATCGGTCATGAAGCATTTGGCTCCGCTATACTTGCCGAAGGTAAAGGAGTTTGCCCATTCATTTGGCATGAAAGAAATTCCTGAATCTCCGGAGGAATGTCTAGAGCAATGCATCAATGAGATTATTGCCCTCCGCCAATCAGTCAACTTGCCGGATGATTTCTCTGAATATGAAATAGATGAGGTCGATATGGAAGAGATAATTTCTGCTGTTCAAAACGATCCATCCGGTCAAGCTTTCCGTATACCGGAGGACGTCATCACGGCTGTTTGCAAGGAAGTCCTTGGTGTAAAAGTAAGAGTCTGA
- a CDS encoding class I adenylate-forming enzyme family protein gives MNIVELLESTASRLPNKPALHFRGSSINYRDLLDSVYSHAAGLKEHGVKNGTKVALMMTNRPEYIITYFAVLANGGTVVPINPTFKEKETSYIINNSESELLVMEELTRPVIENAKSEFKYIREIFYYGTEENLPFMEWHGLSSKSKISHAVPLPSDSVAQIIYTSGTTGHPKGAMITHDNLNWMSIAAAVTNQLSSKDRVLCVLPLFHAYAKLQGFLSPISHGAAIYLEERFHPVDTLEKLANEKITVFLGVPTMYALFLRNPKINEHDFSHLRIAGCGGASLPAEILQKANQSLGVDIGEGYGLTESTVMLMTTPRDLPKKIKSVGMPLPGVELKIVDPEGMETAPHQVGEIIFRGPNMMKGYYKKPDETENTIKDGWLYTGDLAYYDEEGYHFIVDRKKDMIIRGGFNIYPRELEEVLYEHPDILECSVIGRPDEIFGEKTVAYINKKTPNLTEEEVKAYCAGKLAEYKVPDFVCFIEEIPKSGTGKILKTVLKERDRKTIQS, from the coding sequence ATGAATATTGTTGAATTGCTTGAAAGCACAGCATCTAGGCTGCCGAACAAGCCTGCGCTCCATTTCCGCGGGTCATCCATAAATTATCGGGATTTGCTTGATAGCGTCTATTCCCATGCCGCTGGCTTGAAGGAGCATGGAGTGAAGAATGGAACGAAGGTAGCGTTGATGATGACCAATCGGCCGGAATATATTATTACCTATTTCGCCGTATTGGCAAATGGCGGAACAGTTGTCCCGATTAATCCAACCTTTAAGGAAAAAGAAACCTCCTATATCATCAATAATTCGGAGTCTGAGCTTTTGGTTATGGAGGAATTAACCCGGCCGGTAATTGAAAATGCAAAGAGTGAGTTTAAGTATATCCGTGAGATTTTCTATTATGGAACAGAAGAAAATTTGCCGTTTATGGAATGGCATGGACTGAGCTCCAAATCCAAAATATCGCATGCTGTGCCGCTTCCGTCTGATTCAGTTGCCCAAATCATTTACACATCAGGGACAACTGGTCATCCGAAGGGGGCTATGATTACTCATGACAATTTGAATTGGATGTCCATCGCGGCTGCTGTCACCAATCAGCTTTCATCAAAGGATCGAGTCTTATGTGTTTTACCTTTGTTTCATGCCTATGCGAAGCTGCAAGGATTTCTTTCGCCGATATCCCATGGCGCTGCCATCTATTTAGAGGAGAGGTTTCATCCAGTCGACACGCTTGAGAAATTAGCAAATGAAAAGATTACCGTCTTCCTTGGGGTACCGACGATGTACGCTCTCTTCTTGAGAAACCCGAAAATTAATGAGCATGATTTCTCTCATCTCAGAATTGCCGGCTGCGGAGGCGCTAGCCTTCCTGCTGAAATTCTCCAAAAAGCGAATCAGTCTCTCGGCGTTGATATTGGGGAAGGGTATGGACTGACTGAAAGTACGGTGATGCTGATGACCACTCCGCGCGACCTTCCGAAAAAAATCAAATCAGTCGGAATGCCTCTGCCAGGAGTGGAATTGAAAATTGTCGACCCAGAAGGAATGGAGACGGCTCCGCATCAGGTTGGTGAAATTATATTCCGGGGTCCGAATATGATGAAGGGATATTATAAGAAGCCGGACGAAACAGAGAATACGATTAAGGATGGCTGGCTGTATACGGGAGACCTCGCCTATTATGATGAAGAAGGATATCATTTCATCGTTGACCGAAAAAAGGATATGATCATCCGCGGGGGCTTCAACATCTATCCGCGAGAGCTCGAGGAAGTGCTGTATGAGCATCCGGATATTCTAGAGTGCTCGGTGATTGGCCGTCCGGATGAGATTTTCGGTGAGAAGACGGTTGCGTATATCAATAAGAAGACACCGAATTTAACCGAGGAGGAAGTGAAGGCTTATTGTGCTGGCAAGCTAGCCGAATATAAGGTTCCTGATTTTGTCTGCTTTATCGAGGAGATTCCAAAGTCCGGAACCGGGAAGATTTTAAAGACTGTCTTGAAGGAACGTGACCGGAAGACCATTCAATCCTAA